A part of Fimbriiglobus ruber genomic DNA contains:
- a CDS encoding proton-conducting transporter membrane subunit, translating to MTEYYQLALKWFEYVVVVTPVALVFALGLPALLNRKLPEPSINRLVQVTTTIGLVASLGVLACMLLLDIQHDILDLGNWVAIHDHGQSHGTEAGFHFLVKFVFDRLSMPFLIMTYVLCGTIGAFASRYMHREQGYNRFYVQYAFFLLGLVTAGLAGTIETLFAGWELVGLSSTLLIVFFQDRPAPARNGLRVWVVYRVSDACLLLAAIVMHHMLGAGDFDILLGHESWPDGHAHGVTMNQAVAVGFLLLAAAAGKSALVPFSGWLPRAMEGPTPSSAVFYGALSVHLGAYLLLRVTPVLEMSIYLSAATFALGLITAAYGSLAGRVQTDIKAALSFASLAQVGVIVAEIGAGGFGPWFAWLRYVALIHLIGHAFLRTLQFVRAPSLLQDYRTLENAIGSRLPRPGAEKGAAPSHAHLWLYRAALERGYLDALLTDYVVYPFVRTFRFFDGIERRWTDLLAGRASRESDDINPTSGKIEELS from the coding sequence ATGACCGAATATTATCAACTCGCGCTGAAGTGGTTCGAGTACGTGGTCGTGGTGACGCCGGTCGCGTTGGTGTTCGCTCTCGGCCTCCCGGCCCTCCTGAACCGAAAGTTGCCGGAGCCCTCGATCAACCGGCTGGTCCAGGTGACGACCACGATCGGCCTGGTGGCGTCGCTCGGCGTCCTCGCGTGCATGCTCCTCCTGGACATCCAGCACGACATCCTCGACCTCGGCAACTGGGTCGCGATCCACGACCACGGCCAATCGCACGGGACCGAGGCCGGGTTCCACTTCCTGGTCAAGTTCGTCTTCGACCGGCTGTCGATGCCGTTCCTGATCATGACCTACGTGCTGTGCGGGACGATCGGGGCGTTCGCCAGTCGGTACATGCACCGGGAGCAGGGGTACAACCGGTTCTACGTGCAGTACGCCTTCTTCCTCCTCGGGCTCGTGACGGCCGGCCTGGCGGGGACGATCGAGACCCTGTTCGCCGGGTGGGAACTGGTCGGCCTGTCGTCGACCCTTCTGATCGTCTTCTTCCAGGACCGCCCGGCCCCGGCCCGGAACGGCCTGCGGGTGTGGGTCGTGTACCGGGTGTCGGACGCCTGCCTGCTGCTGGCGGCGATCGTCATGCACCACATGCTCGGGGCCGGCGACTTCGACATCCTGCTCGGGCACGAGTCGTGGCCGGACGGGCACGCCCACGGGGTGACGATGAACCAGGCCGTGGCCGTCGGGTTCCTGCTGCTGGCCGCGGCCGCGGGCAAGTCCGCCCTCGTCCCGTTCTCCGGGTGGCTGCCGCGGGCGATGGAGGGGCCGACCCCGTCGAGCGCGGTCTTCTACGGAGCCCTGTCCGTCCACCTCGGGGCGTACCTGCTGCTCCGCGTGACGCCGGTGCTGGAAATGTCCATCTACCTGTCGGCCGCGACCTTCGCGCTCGGGTTGATCACGGCCGCGTATGGGTCGCTGGCCGGGCGGGTGCAGACGGACATCAAGGCCGCCCTGTCGTTCGCGTCGCTCGCCCAGGTCGGGGTGATCGTGGCCGAGATCGGGGCCGGCGGGTTCGGGCCCTGGTTCGCGTGGCTGCGGTACGTCGCCCTGATCCACCTGATCGGGCACGCGTTCCTGCGGACCCTCCAGTTCGTCCGGGCCCCGAGCCTTCTGCAAGACTACCGGACGCTTGAAAACGCGATCGGCTCGCGACTCCCGCGACCGGGCGCGGAGAAGGGGGCTGCCCCCAGCCACGCACACCTCTGGCTGTACCGCGCGGCCCTCGAACGGGGATACCTCGACGCGCTGCTCACGGACTACGTCGTTTACCCGTTCGTCCGCACCTTCCGCTTCTTCGACGGGATCGAGCGACGGTGGACCGATCTGCTCGCGGGCCGGGCGTCCCGCGAGTCCGACGACATCAACCCGACCTCGGGCAAGATCGAAGAGTTGTCATGA
- a CDS encoding DUF2309 domain-containing protein codes for MENTDAPVARRDRLQHAIEHAAHLLPAQGPITVFIHHNTLHAFEDLPFDEGVQNGARIFGCQPYLSEDNYRDKLQKGRIRVDDLEWVLRKDLGERAGEPVLKFCSRYDLRLAMLQYPLSTGPTEELLWYVAETDALRQVRSDASAAARGRLISETRHWVMRDLRGGQESLNGSAHRGSESKGTSRRAGNFLADLFERFGESGIETWERDTWEAFALQALWRVCGRGAQIAPAPVLPAPPPARHRDVLLAATSVDADAFGNDLLIRYTAAFLDQGFAHWPLPDRDKGYYESFLSLYRRTDAPVERWMRGLARELARLQDGRVGPLDSISESLAELGVPEAEWEDFLSTALLSLRGWGGMVHQVEIRGDRVAQPVPAGSLVEFLAVRLLLDRWAYAHVARAELQYKGPLAELRDAIADRARKPAPPASEQRAFLVFQLAQLFGWTPEELHRLSADDWGTLFREIESFAGIERRRVFHAAFESRFRTQTLDALALHARKPAPPVPAVPRFQAMFCLDEREESFRRHLEELVPDVETFGAAGFYSVAMYYRGAADAHYVPLCPIVIRPQHWVKEEVEPQHAGTHKRRVAARRAIGALSHRFHAGTRSFVLGSLIAGGVGFLASIPLVARILFPRLTSRLRQRFTSVIQTPTETRLTLERTAPAPAPEDGCLGYSLDEMTNIGERLLRDIGLVTRFSRVVLIVGHGSNSLNNPHNSAYMCGACGGSAGGPNARALAQVLNDARVRERLVGRGVAVPADTVFVGGYHNTCNDEVTFLDTDKVPATHAEDVAFARRSIAETCKRNAHERCRRFMSAPLTMSYSAAKRHVEARSEDLGQTRPECGHATNAIAVVGRRPRTRGLYLDRRAFLVSYDPTRDDATSSILTRTLQAVFPVCGGINLEYYFSYVDSPGFGCGTKLPHNVASLLGVMDGAASDLRTGLPWQMVEIHEPVRLLFVIETTPEAMLQIIEKNEGIGRMCRNGWVQLAVLDPGSDAIQVFRNGTFHPYEPVASELPRAASSVDWYRGWRDHLEFAEIGPESVKN; via the coding sequence GTGGAAAATACCGACGCCCCCGTCGCCCGCCGGGACCGCCTTCAACACGCGATCGAACACGCCGCGCACCTGCTGCCCGCCCAGGGGCCGATCACCGTCTTCATTCACCACAACACGCTTCACGCTTTCGAAGACCTGCCGTTCGACGAAGGCGTTCAGAATGGCGCCAGAATCTTCGGGTGCCAGCCATATCTGTCCGAAGACAACTACCGGGACAAACTGCAGAAGGGCCGCATCCGGGTGGACGACCTGGAATGGGTACTCCGCAAAGACCTCGGGGAGCGAGCCGGGGAGCCAGTCCTGAAGTTTTGCAGCCGGTACGACTTGCGGCTGGCGATGCTGCAATACCCGCTCTCGACCGGGCCGACGGAAGAACTCCTCTGGTACGTCGCCGAGACCGACGCCCTTCGGCAAGTTCGTTCGGACGCGTCCGCGGCGGCCCGCGGGCGGCTCATTTCGGAAACCCGCCACTGGGTCATGCGCGACCTCCGCGGCGGACAAGAATCGCTCAACGGGTCGGCGCACCGGGGGTCCGAGTCGAAGGGAACGAGTCGCCGGGCCGGCAACTTCCTGGCCGACCTGTTCGAGCGGTTCGGCGAGTCCGGGATCGAGACCTGGGAACGGGACACGTGGGAAGCGTTCGCGCTCCAGGCGTTGTGGCGGGTGTGCGGTCGCGGCGCCCAGATAGCGCCCGCCCCGGTCCTGCCGGCCCCGCCACCGGCCCGCCACCGGGACGTTCTCCTCGCGGCGACCTCGGTCGACGCCGACGCGTTCGGTAACGACCTCCTGATCCGGTACACGGCCGCCTTCCTCGACCAGGGCTTCGCGCACTGGCCGCTGCCCGACCGGGACAAGGGCTACTACGAGTCGTTCCTCTCGCTCTACCGCCGGACGGACGCCCCGGTCGAGCGGTGGATGCGCGGGCTCGCCCGCGAACTGGCCCGCCTGCAAGACGGCCGCGTCGGCCCGCTCGATTCGATCTCCGAATCGCTGGCCGAACTCGGGGTGCCGGAGGCGGAGTGGGAGGACTTCCTTTCGACCGCGCTGCTTTCGCTCCGCGGGTGGGGCGGGATGGTTCACCAGGTCGAGATTCGGGGCGACCGCGTCGCCCAACCGGTGCCGGCCGGCAGTCTCGTCGAGTTCCTGGCCGTCCGCCTGCTCCTCGACCGCTGGGCTTACGCGCACGTGGCCCGGGCCGAACTCCAGTACAAGGGGCCGCTCGCCGAACTGCGCGACGCGATCGCCGACCGCGCCCGTAAGCCGGCACCCCCGGCGTCCGAGCAGCGGGCGTTCCTGGTGTTCCAACTAGCCCAACTGTTCGGGTGGACGCCCGAGGAGTTGCACCGCCTGTCGGCCGACGACTGGGGCACCCTGTTCCGCGAGATCGAGTCGTTCGCCGGCATCGAGCGCCGCCGCGTCTTCCACGCGGCTTTCGAGTCCCGGTTCCGCACGCAGACGCTCGACGCGCTCGCCCTCCACGCCCGCAAGCCGGCCCCGCCCGTCCCGGCGGTGCCCCGGTTCCAGGCGATGTTCTGCCTGGACGAGCGGGAGGAATCGTTCCGCCGCCACCTGGAAGAACTGGTCCCGGACGTGGAGACGTTCGGGGCGGCCGGGTTCTACAGCGTGGCCATGTACTACCGCGGGGCCGCGGACGCGCACTACGTCCCACTCTGCCCGATCGTGATCCGCCCGCAGCACTGGGTGAAAGAAGAAGTCGAGCCGCAACACGCGGGTACCCACAAGCGGCGGGTCGCGGCCCGCCGGGCGATCGGCGCCCTGTCCCACCGGTTCCACGCGGGGACGCGGAGCTTCGTCCTCGGGTCGCTGATCGCCGGGGGCGTCGGGTTCCTGGCGTCGATCCCGCTTGTGGCCCGCATTCTGTTCCCGCGGCTGACGTCCCGCCTCCGCCAGCGCTTCACGAGCGTGATCCAGACGCCCACGGAAACGCGCCTGACGCTGGAACGGACGGCCCCGGCTCCCGCGCCGGAAGACGGGTGCCTGGGGTACTCGCTGGACGAGATGACGAACATCGGCGAGCGGTTACTCCGCGACATCGGCCTCGTGACCCGGTTCTCGCGGGTCGTCCTCATCGTCGGGCACGGGTCGAACAGCCTGAACAACCCGCACAACTCGGCCTACATGTGCGGGGCGTGCGGCGGGAGCGCGGGCGGGCCGAACGCCCGGGCGCTGGCCCAGGTGCTGAACGACGCCCGCGTCCGCGAGCGGCTCGTCGGCCGCGGGGTCGCGGTCCCGGCCGACACGGTGTTCGTGGGCGGGTATCACAACACCTGCAACGACGAGGTCACATTCCTGGACACCGACAAGGTGCCGGCAACGCACGCCGAGGACGTCGCGTTCGCCCGCCGGTCGATCGCGGAAACGTGCAAGCGGAACGCGCACGAGCGGTGCCGGCGGTTCATGTCCGCCCCGCTGACGATGTCGTACTCGGCGGCCAAGCGGCACGTCGAGGCCCGGTCCGAAGACCTCGGCCAGACACGGCCCGAGTGCGGCCACGCGACGAACGCGATCGCCGTCGTCGGCCGCCGGCCGCGGACCCGCGGGCTCTACCTCGACCGCCGGGCCTTCCTGGTCTCCTACGACCCGACCCGGGACGACGCGACCAGCAGCATCCTGACCCGGACCCTCCAGGCCGTCTTCCCCGTCTGCGGGGGGATCAACCTGGAATACTACTTCTCGTACGTCGACTCGCCCGGCTTCGGCTGCGGGACCAAGTTGCCGCACAACGTCGCGTCGCTCCTGGGCGTGATGGACGGGGCGGCGAGCGACTTGCGGACCGGGCTGCCGTGGCAGATGGTCGAGATCCACGAGCCGGTCCGCCTGTTGTTCGTCATCGAGACGACGCCCGAGGCGATGCTCCAGATCATCGAGAAGAACGAGGGCATCGGCCGGATGTGCCGCAACGGGTGGGTCCAGCTCGCGGTCCTCGACCCCGGGTCGGACGCCATCCAAGTGTTCCGCAACGGGACGTTCCACCCGTACGAGCCGGTGGCGTCCGAACTCCCCCGGGCCGCGTCGTCGGTCGACTGGTACCGCGGCTGGCGGGACCACCTGGAGTTCGCGGAGATCGGGCCGGAATCAGTTAAAAATTAA
- a CDS encoding SulP family inorganic anion transporter → MAGGLICSFISNSQMTIKGPAAGLIVIVLGAVTDLGELALPQLPEATVAKMKEEGKSDEDVKKALKAEQIKAGYTHAIGVGVAAGVVQILFGVFRLGTLAEICPMTPVHALLASIGIIIFFKQAYPLLGLSAPGGEAIQSVIQFPEYALGMVEGAKPVPQVAAIGFVGLIIMIAFSFVTHKTIKKIPAQLVVLVVTIPLALALNLKGLGAGLNLNFLITVPNVTAEPQTAFFFPDFSLILSGPGIKYVVLFSLIGSLESIVSAKAVDTIDPYKRKTNLNRDTLAVGIANTAVAFLGGLPMISEIVRSKANIDNGARTSFANFFHACFLLLAAVFLSGVLALIPAAALAAMLVFTGFRLAHPREFVKTYKIGIDQIIVFLVTIGVILATDLLIGFFAGIAMELIIHLVNRMPIGALFGPGVEVTELAGNQYKVSVQKAAVFANWLPIKKALDRIGYAANVMIDLSNLKLVDHTVMDKLHELEAEYHAGGGHLTVEGLESFRPLSKHPLAARKSSGVKTMTPSP, encoded by the coding sequence GTGGCCGGCGGGCTGATCTGCTCGTTCATCAGCAACTCCCAGATGACCATCAAAGGGCCGGCCGCCGGCCTCATTGTGATCGTTTTGGGTGCGGTCACGGACCTCGGTGAACTCGCCCTCCCCCAATTGCCCGAAGCGACCGTCGCCAAAATGAAGGAAGAGGGGAAGTCCGACGAGGACGTGAAAAAAGCTCTGAAAGCCGAACAGATTAAGGCCGGGTACACGCACGCGATCGGCGTCGGCGTGGCGGCCGGGGTCGTTCAGATCCTGTTCGGCGTCTTCCGGCTCGGGACGCTGGCCGAGATCTGCCCAATGACGCCGGTCCACGCCCTGCTCGCGTCGATCGGGATCATCATCTTCTTCAAGCAGGCGTACCCGCTGCTCGGGCTCAGCGCCCCCGGTGGGGAAGCGATCCAGTCGGTGATTCAGTTCCCCGAGTACGCGCTCGGGATGGTCGAGGGGGCCAAGCCGGTGCCACAAGTCGCAGCCATCGGCTTCGTCGGGCTGATTATCATGATCGCGTTCAGCTTTGTGACACATAAGACGATCAAAAAGATTCCGGCGCAGCTCGTCGTACTCGTTGTCACGATCCCGCTAGCGTTGGCCCTGAACCTCAAGGGCTTGGGCGCGGGGTTGAACTTGAACTTCTTGATCACCGTTCCGAACGTGACGGCGGAACCACAGACAGCGTTTTTCTTTCCGGACTTCAGCCTGATCCTGTCCGGACCCGGTATCAAGTACGTTGTGCTGTTCTCGCTGATCGGAAGTCTCGAATCGATCGTCAGCGCGAAGGCGGTGGACACGATCGACCCGTACAAGCGGAAGACGAACCTGAACCGGGATACCCTCGCCGTCGGCATCGCGAACACGGCCGTCGCGTTCCTCGGCGGCCTGCCGATGATCTCGGAAATCGTCCGCAGTAAAGCCAACATCGACAACGGCGCCCGGACCTCGTTCGCGAACTTCTTCCACGCCTGCTTCCTCCTGCTCGCGGCCGTGTTTCTGTCGGGCGTGCTGGCCCTCATCCCGGCCGCCGCGCTCGCCGCGATGTTGGTGTTCACCGGGTTCCGCCTGGCCCACCCGCGGGAGTTCGTCAAGACGTATAAGATCGGAATCGATCAGATCATCGTCTTCCTGGTCACGATCGGCGTTATCCTTGCCACCGACCTGCTGATCGGGTTCTTCGCCGGGATCGCGATGGAACTGATCATCCACCTGGTCAACCGGATGCCGATCGGAGCCCTGTTCGGGCCGGGCGTCGAGGTGACGGAACTCGCCGGGAACCAGTACAAGGTGTCCGTCCAGAAGGCCGCGGTGTTCGCGAACTGGCTGCCAATCAAGAAGGCGCTCGACCGCATCGGGTACGCCGCGAACGTCATGATCGACCTGTCCAACCTGAAACTCGTCGACCACACCGTGATGGATAAACTCCACGAACTCGAAGCCGAATACCACGCCGGCGGCGGGCACCTGACGGTCGAAGGGCTGGAAAGCTTCCGCCCGCTGTCCAAACACCCGCTCGCGGCCCGGAAATCGTCCGGCGTAAAGACGATGACGCCCTCGCCGTGA
- a CDS encoding efflux RND transporter periplasmic adaptor subunit — translation MSVPITPPVGTAKGVPTEAPRRRFGGLRQVLVTVLARLRFVGIIAVIGVVIVKWVLINAYYEKWARPAGETATTEPDAEYFCPMHPSIVRDNNKDKCPVCFMPLSKRRKGEMTDAPLPPGVVSRVQLSPYRVVLAGVQTSSVTFLPLAKEIATIGTVEFDERGLKHVAARVKGRIDKLAVNQTGQMVHRGDELATLYSPDLVVTAQNLIDANRSGNSELERIARDRLSLWGLEPDQIDRIAKSGKPATQITVRSPTDGHVIKRYQTEGRYVDEGTPLYDVADLNTVWIQAQVYEDDLAFLPAEVHDLTKDDRLPATVVTRAYPGQSFSGTLSFVYPHVDQESRTLSVRFELTNPDGRLKPGMTATVTFAVSPAKLAKREGSGSRLRLEGGKVLAVPESSVIDTGSMKVVYREASHNEYEGVRVELGPRMVGQDGVPYFPVLSGLEPGQTVVTAGSFLVDAETRLNPAAGSIYFGGSGAKSSTVRPSTPDDEDAKVSTFLSKLPPADRVLAEAQGTCPVLDGSRLGAMGVPVKLNLSGKTVFICCPACEEKATAATVRTLARTEELRAGGKPPPKKAASPAEEAEIAAALVKLAATDRPAAEVQRYCPDTGERLGAMGVPQKVVLDGKLVFVCCKACIEKVRAEPAVMLGRVEAFKKGQAPKR, via the coding sequence GTGTCTGTTCCGATCACACCGCCCGTTGGCACTGCCAAGGGCGTGCCAACGGAAGCGCCGCGCCGCCGGTTTGGGGGACTCCGTCAAGTTCTCGTGACCGTCCTCGCCCGGCTCCGGTTCGTCGGGATCATTGCCGTCATCGGCGTCGTCATCGTGAAGTGGGTCCTCATCAACGCCTACTACGAGAAGTGGGCTCGGCCGGCCGGAGAGACGGCCACGACGGAGCCCGACGCCGAATACTTCTGCCCGATGCACCCGTCGATCGTGCGGGACAACAACAAGGACAAGTGTCCCGTCTGCTTCATGCCCCTCTCGAAGCGGAGGAAAGGAGAAATGACCGACGCCCCGCTCCCGCCTGGGGTCGTCAGCCGCGTGCAGCTCTCCCCTTACCGGGTGGTACTCGCCGGGGTGCAGACCTCGTCCGTGACGTTCCTCCCGCTCGCGAAAGAGATCGCGACGATCGGCACCGTCGAGTTCGACGAGCGGGGGCTCAAACACGTCGCTGCCCGCGTCAAGGGGCGGATCGACAAGCTCGCGGTGAACCAGACCGGGCAAATGGTCCACAGGGGGGACGAACTCGCCACGCTCTACAGTCCGGACCTGGTCGTGACCGCGCAGAACCTGATCGACGCGAACAGGTCGGGGAACAGCGAGCTGGAGCGGATCGCCCGGGACCGGCTCTCGCTGTGGGGGTTGGAGCCGGACCAGATCGACCGGATCGCGAAGAGCGGGAAGCCGGCGACGCAGATCACCGTCCGCTCGCCCACCGACGGGCACGTCATCAAGCGCTATCAGACCGAGGGCCGGTACGTGGACGAGGGGACGCCCCTCTACGACGTGGCGGACCTGAACACGGTCTGGATTCAGGCACAGGTATACGAAGACGATCTCGCGTTCCTGCCCGCCGAGGTCCACGACCTCACGAAGGATGACCGGCTACCTGCCACCGTCGTTACCCGGGCCTACCCGGGGCAATCCTTTTCCGGGACACTATCGTTCGTCTACCCGCACGTCGATCAAGAGAGCCGCACTCTGAGCGTGCGGTTCGAGTTGACGAACCCCGACGGCCGGCTCAAGCCTGGGATGACGGCGACCGTGACGTTCGCCGTCTCGCCCGCGAAGCTCGCGAAACGGGAGGGCTCCGGCTCGCGACTCCGACTCGAAGGCGGGAAGGTACTCGCCGTGCCCGAGTCGAGTGTCATCGACACCGGGAGCATGAAGGTCGTCTACCGGGAAGCGTCACACAACGAATACGAGGGGGTCCGGGTCGAACTCGGTCCCCGGATGGTCGGCCAGGACGGCGTCCCCTATTTTCCCGTCCTGTCGGGCCTCGAACCGGGGCAGACGGTGGTCACTGCCGGGTCGTTCCTGGTCGACGCCGAGACGCGGCTCAACCCGGCCGCCGGGTCCATCTACTTCGGCGGAAGTGGCGCGAAGTCGTCGACCGTTAGGCCGTCCACGCCCGACGACGAGGATGCCAAGGTCAGCACGTTCCTCTCGAAACTCCCGCCCGCGGACCGCGTTCTCGCGGAAGCCCAGGGCACCTGCCCCGTACTCGACGGGAGTCGGCTCGGCGCGATGGGGGTGCCGGTCAAACTCAACCTCAGTGGGAAAACGGTCTTCATCTGTTGCCCGGCGTGCGAGGAGAAGGCGACGGCGGCCACGGTGCGCACGCTCGCCCGCACCGAGGAATTGCGAGCCGGAGGCAAGCCACCCCCCAAGAAGGCCGCGAGCCCCGCGGAGGAAGCCGAGATCGCGGCGGCCCTCGTGAAACTCGCCGCGACCGACCGACCCGCCGCGGAGGTCCAACGCTACTGCCCCGACACCGGCGAGCGGCTCGGGGCGATGGGCGTCCCGCAGAAAGTCGTACTCGACGGGAAGCTGGTATTCGTTTGCTGCAAAGCGTGTATCGAGAAGGTCCGGGCAGAACCTGCCGTGATGCTTGGGCGAGTCGAGGCGTTCAAGAAGGGTCAGGCTCCGAAGAGGTGA